A genomic segment from Epinephelus fuscoguttatus linkage group LG17, E.fuscoguttatus.final_Chr_v1 encodes:
- the LOC125904516 gene encoding glutathione S-transferase A-like, whose product MAEDMTLLWGSGSPPCWRVMIALDEKNLKGYNQKLLSFEKMEHKSKQVMDMNPRGQLPSFKHKDYVLNESYAACMYLENQFKSQGNKLIPDCPAEQAQMYQRMFEGLTLNQKMADVIYYTWKVPEGERHDSAIKRNKEALTTEIKLWEGYLQKASGSFLAGKSFSLADVTVYPSIAYLYHFGLSEERYPKLTAYYNGLKDRRSIRATWPPTWLENPQSQDTLKDI is encoded by the exons ATGGCCGAGGACATGACTCTGCTGTGGGGCTCCGGCTCTCCTCCCTGCTGGAGGGTCATGATCGCTCTGGACGAGAAGAACCTGAAGGGCTACAACCAGAAACTGCTTTCCTTTGAGAAAATGGAGCACAAGTCCAAGCAAGTCATGGACATGAATCCCAGGGGACAG CTTCCTTCATTCAAGCACAAAGACTATGTCCTGAATGAGTCCTACGCTGCCTGCATGTACCTAGAG AACCAGTTCAAGTCCCAGGGAAACAAGCTGATCCCTGACTGCCCAGCTGAGCAAGCACAGATGTACCAGCGCATGTTTGAGGGTCTCACCCTAAATCAGAAAATGG CCGATGTTATCTACTACACCTGGAAGGTcccagagggagagagacacgACTCGGCcataaagagaaacaaagaggcTCTGACTACTGAGATCAAGCTGTGGGAGGGATACCTGCAGAAG GCATCGGGCTCTTTCCTGGCAGGGAAGAGCTTTTCACTGGCTGATGTGACTGTTTATCCAAGCATTGCTTATCTCTACCATTTTGG GCTATCTGAGGAGCGTTACCCGAAACTGACAGCCTACTATAACGGTCTGAAGGACAGACGCAGCATCAGAGCCACCTGGCCTCCTACCTGGCTGGAGAACCCACAGTCACAAGACACACTGAAAGACATCTGA